A segment of the Anopheles cruzii chromosome 2, idAnoCruzAS_RS32_06, whole genome shotgun sequence genome:
GTCCGGGAAAACGCGCGGACAGCCGGCGCGGGGAACAATCAACACGCACCTTAGCGTTAGCGTGCGATGGCCGGACGGTTACCTCCCATATCCCGTCCGATTGACGTCAATTCCCACCGATCGGCCAGAGACGACCACCTGATGCTGACGACGGTCCGCATCCGGAACCGCTATAAATAACTCGGGCCCGATCACTTACGGCCCGCCCGATCGTATTACGGATTGCGGCGGCGGATCGTTCCGGTCGATCAAAATCATCACCcccggatcggtcggtcggtagcaTCCGGCCCGCGCGCTAATTGGGTACCGTTTATGCCTCCGCGAGAAGCCCTGGCCGGGCAAATTGTTCTACTCGGTCCGGTTCGACACTTGGACGTTCCGACGGAAATTGAAACTAATATCCATTGGCCATTTGATATCCGAGCACGACGACGCACGACCTTCGGCAGTGATTAATAAACTGTTTGtcgtttggccacacgaaacgCCGAATGTGCAGCCCGCGGGGCGggatgttttctttctttctcgccgtTCGTATTTGCATTTCCCTTTCCACGCGGTGGCCAAGTGCGTCGCAAGGCGTGCAACCGTCGGGCGAAACGTCGAAGATCAAGGATTTCCGCCGTTCGCCGATTACGGTCACGAAATTGCGCTGCAGCCGCTGAGTGCGGTGCGTAGCGTTCTGTGGTGCCGGGTTTGTTGGTTCACTAACCTACCGAAAAAGCCGCCTCAAGGGCACAACATCCGGTGCCCTCTCCCGGAAGATGAAAACCCGGCATCGATGATAAATGGCCGATCGGCCATATTAATGGCCCctggcacacgcacgcacgcacgatcaAACGAGTGTCACGATCACCGCCCGAGTCCCGGTGGATTTGCGTGTCACTTTATAGGATTAAATAATTAAGTAAACATTAGTCCGCCCGGGGTCCGGCCGGGCGGTgttttgctgtgctgtggccgACTGTAAACAGCTTCTTCGGGCACCTTTCAAGTCGGGCGCTTTCCCAAGTGTGCGACGCGTGCTCCGTGTTGGTTTTGTGAATGAACGATTAATTCGGACTGCGCCGGTGATTTATGGggacacgccgccgccgccgttgctcAGCCAGCGGTGGGTGAAAACTCATTCAAAACGCGTCTGGGTGAAAACGCGCTTTAATCCGCGATGCAAGGGGTCACTAGGCAAAGAGGTGATGCCAGGTGCCGCGTGCGGGGTGGTGCGATGAAGcgaccgcacacaccgcaTCGGCCACTCTGGCCAGGTTCGGTTTCAGGTTCCACACCACGACGCAATCGGCGTGTGAAATCTCGACTGTGCGACTTTCGGGTTTTTAGTATTGGCCTACCCCCCGGCGCGGGGTGTCACctttatcacacacacacacacacacacacacacacacacacacacactcgaagTGGTGGTTGGCATTTAAGTTTCGATTTTATAATTCGCGGTTCCCATGAACCACCGGGTGGCTCCATAAAACATCGGGCGGCCGATCGACGAACAGGTGGAAGGAAGTCCCCCGGGTGCCGGTGATTAACCGCTGCGTAACTCACGTCACCTGGCTTAACCCTTCATATGGAAACGGTGGAACTGGAACGTCGCTTCATTCTAATGTTACTAGCGCTGGTTCGAGTCGTACGATAAACTGTGATCCGCGATTAGCTCACGAAGGGTTTAACAACCGGTGACTCAGTTTAATGGGCTCATAACAGCGAAGATTTACAGcgctcgacggcggcggcaccccTGCGAGGATTACCCGTTTCGCACTGTGCAGCCGCGGGATCGGATCGCGCTGACCACCCTCGGAAACATCTGTTCCCCAGAGCACGATTTTTTCTCTGCTTTGTGGGTCTGGTGCTCTCCGCGAATTTGAGACACACATTTGCGGCTTGGTGGTTCTGTTTTGTCAATTTTATTATGCCTTCTTTTTCATGCTCATTTGCATATTCTGCTTCCCatcgggcggcggtggcctgcCCGTGAAAGAGCAGCAGCGACACTcgggccgcccgcccgtcggTGCAACACGGCCCGACACGGGCCGGCTTCCTTTCAAGTTGACCAAATCTCTTCCCACCACCCGATGTGTGTGGATGACATTATTTATAAGCTGCGATCCGTGCGTCGACGATGCGGTTCGCCGTATGTTTGGTTTGTGGTCGGGTGTCACGCTGTGAAGCTACTTTTCCTTCCTGTTTCTCATACTacgtattattattttatttttacttgcGATCATTTGGGTTCGGTTAACAAAAAGCAGATAAATCCGAGAGGGAGCGCGCCacatggagacgcatggtgtaTTGTTTGGGAGTCAATTTAGTACATCGGTCGACTTTGGATTCAACAATCAATAGGCCGTCACCGACAGACACTCCCTCAGAAGTGTCCCGACACGGCCGTAAAACCTGCTTGCGCAAATTGAGCCAGCCGCTCGCGTCACGTCGGGTGCGCATAATTTGGCTCTGAAATTGgcagcaaaaaccgaaacatggAAAGCCCCACACGGTTGACACGGTTTTACGCCGAACCTTGACGCGGCGACACGAAAGGTCGCCCGTTTTTGGGCTGTCGAACGCCGCGCGCCCGGCACCTTGTTGGGGTGTAATTAACatatcaataaaaaaaaagcagaaacaCTGTCGCCTGGGATTCACAGGAATTTCACATCTTCGCCAGCCGCTTCATCGCCCGCTTCGTTTCTGCTCGTTTCCCCTTCATTCCAGATGTGTTCCCGCAATTTAGTGATTTCGTTGGCATTGATTATCGCACTGGTACCACTGTCAACCGTAGCCTTACCTCACCACAGCATCGCGAAGCGCAGCTCCTTCTTCGACATCGAGTGTAAGGGACAGTTCAACAAACAGATCTTCTACCGGCTGGATCGAATATGCGAAGACTGCTACTCGCTGTTCCGAGAACCCCAGATACTG
Coding sequences within it:
- the LOC128278221 gene encoding ion transport peptide-like, with the protein product MCSRNLVISLALIIALVPLSTVALPHHSIAKRSSFFDIECKGQFNKQIFYRLDRICEDCYSLFREPQILSFCKKQCFTTDYFKGCIDALQRTDEIENYKHLIKVLNGADPNTL